The genomic interval GTAACAAACGATGTAGCAAAGATTAGCATTAATCAAGCACAATATACAGCGATGTGTTATCCGGACGGAGGTACAGTAGATGATTTATTAGTATATAAATTGGAAAACGAAAAATATTTACTCGTTATTAATGCTTCAAACATTGAGAAAGATTTCGAGTGGATGAAGCAGAATTTAAAAGGAGAAGTGACACTTAAAAATATTTCAAGTGACACTGCACAACTTGCTATCCAAGGACCAAAGGCAGAAAGTATTTTGCAAAATTTAACAGATGTTAATTTATCAGAAATAGGCTTTTTCACCTTTGCTCAAAATGTAAATATTGGTGGAATCGATGGCGTTCTCGTATCTCGTACAGGCTACACAGCAGAAGACGGTTTTGAGCTTTATTTAGCTAATGAAAAAGTGGAAGCACTTTGGAATAAGCTTCTAGAAGTAGGTACCGAAGATGGCTTAAAGCCATGTGGACTTGGTGCACGTGACACTCTTCGTCTTGAAGGACGTCTTGCGCTGTATGGTCAAGAGCTCTCAAGTGAAATCAGCCCACTTGAAGCAGGAATTGGTTTTGCTGTAAAAACGAACAAAGAAAGTGATTTTATCGCTAAAGCAGCACTTACAGAACAAAAAGAAAAAGGACTAAAACGAAAAATAGTTGGTATTGAAGTAACAGGAAGAGGAATCGCTCGTCACGGTTACAAAGTATTTTCTGAAGATGGAAAAGAAATTGGTGTCGTAACATCAGGAACACAATCACCATCTTTAAAGAAAAGCATCGGTCTAGCATTAATTTCAGCAGAACACGCTAAAGTAGATATGCAATTAAAAGTGGAAATCCGTAATAAGCAAATT from Metabacillus sediminilitoris carries:
- the gcvT gene encoding glycine cleavage system aminomethyltransferase GcvT — protein: MSTRTVLKRTPLFEVYKKYGAKVIDFGGWELPVQFSSILEEHDAVRKEAGLFDVSHMGEVLVEGKDAESYINYLVTNDVAKISINQAQYTAMCYPDGGTVDDLLVYKLENEKYLLVINASNIEKDFEWMKQNLKGEVTLKNISSDTAQLAIQGPKAESILQNLTDVNLSEIGFFTFAQNVNIGGIDGVLVSRTGYTAEDGFELYLANEKVEALWNKLLEVGTEDGLKPCGLGARDTLRLEGRLALYGQELSSEISPLEAGIGFAVKTNKESDFIAKAALTEQKEKGLKRKIVGIEVTGRGIARHGYKVFSEDGKEIGVVTSGTQSPSLKKSIGLALISAEHAKVDMQLKVEIRNKQIDAVVVKTPFYKKGK